One Maribacter cobaltidurans genomic window carries:
- a CDS encoding DUF3052 family protein codes for MTTKAGYSGTPLAKKLGIKAGYILKVYNSPKPYVEFFMDFPSHVTLAENVRSVSFSRVDFIHIFVKSRLELDTYFAEAKARLKKSGILWVSWPKKSSGMNTELDKFAILEHGLQNGLVDTKVAAIDDDWGGHKFMYRLKDR; via the coding sequence ATGACAACTAAGGCCGGATACTCTGGAACACCGCTCGCCAAAAAATTGGGAATCAAGGCAGGATATATCTTAAAAGTTTATAACTCTCCGAAGCCCTACGTGGAATTCTTTATGGATTTCCCCTCACATGTAACACTTGCCGAAAATGTTCGATCAGTTTCCTTTTCAAGAGTTGACTTTATACACATTTTCGTGAAATCCCGACTAGAATTAGACACCTATTTCGCCGAAGCAAAAGCACGTTTGAAAAAGAGCGGTATCCTATGGGTCAGCTGGCCAAAAAAATCCTCTGGTATGAATACAGAATTAGATAAGTTCGCCATCTTGGAACATGGATTGCAAAATGGACTTGTGGATACCAAAGTTGCCGCTATTGATGACGATTGGGGCGGGCATAAATTCATGTACAGGTTGAAGGATAGATGA
- a CDS encoding DUF6265 family protein — protein MKKTICTFIILISHCGISAQNLFKNTLKFDDRSASPSASLSDIDWIQGHWRGEAFGGVTEEVWTPPHGNSMMCAFKLIVKNEVQFYELVTISEENGTLIMRLKHFDGKMIGWEAKDESIDFKLVKISEDKVYFDEFTFERISDDEMTIYVVIENKGKREEVPFLYTRFKE, from the coding sequence ATGAAAAAAACCATTTGTACCTTCATTATACTGATAAGTCATTGTGGAATATCCGCTCAGAACCTTTTTAAGAATACCCTGAAATTCGATGACAGGTCAGCATCTCCAAGCGCGAGCCTTTCCGATATAGATTGGATTCAGGGCCATTGGCGAGGCGAGGCATTCGGTGGTGTTACCGAAGAAGTATGGACACCCCCTCACGGTAATTCAATGATGTGTGCTTTCAAGCTAATCGTAAAAAATGAGGTTCAGTTTTATGAACTGGTAACGATCAGCGAGGAGAATGGAACGCTGATTATGCGCCTGAAGCACTTCGATGGTAAAATGATAGGTTGGGAGGCCAAGGATGAATCCATTGACTTCAAACTTGTGAAAATTTCGGAGGATAAAGTATATTTTGATGAATTTACCTTTGAAAGAATTAGCGATGACGAAATGACCATTTATGTAGTTATCGAAAACAAGGGTAAGCGCGAAGAAGTTCCCTTTCTGTATACGCGATTCAAAGAATGA
- a CDS encoding helix-turn-helix domain-containing protein yields the protein MFNNLVLNIIPHIPSPVLRPIIRQMWIVEEENGVEIEVNSFPVGYPFINVISSGKFILKGYQNDILETNSYLVGQTLSPFSLYMKLIKRAITIQLVPSAIPSIFGLSAHEFLDRRISLADLCPDLAHRLEDLIESDLPSQEVLSRTDRYLSVYIKENDDEPRINRTIELLIETKGILRMKELAFELNLSQRRMQQLLKENIGIPGKSYARIIKLQYHTFRLLQKETIADMVPEGYFDQSHFIHDLKGQTGMLPNAFNAYINDPSKKKAYYFSNLYFGYKE from the coding sequence ATGTTCAATAATTTAGTTTTGAATATCATTCCTCATATTCCTAGTCCAGTTTTAAGACCCATTATCCGGCAGATGTGGATTGTTGAAGAGGAAAACGGGGTCGAAATCGAAGTAAACTCATTTCCTGTCGGTTATCCCTTCATCAATGTAATCAGTTCGGGTAAATTCATTCTAAAAGGCTATCAAAATGATATTTTGGAAACCAATAGTTACTTGGTCGGTCAGACCCTTTCTCCTTTTTCGTTATATATGAAATTAATCAAAAGGGCGATTACGATACAGTTGGTTCCCAGTGCCATTCCCTCTATTTTTGGACTAAGTGCCCACGAATTTCTCGATAGGCGCATTTCATTGGCCGATCTGTGCCCCGACCTGGCGCATCGACTTGAAGACTTGATCGAAAGCGATCTTCCGAGCCAGGAAGTTTTATCGAGGACGGACAGGTATCTTTCCGTGTACATCAAGGAAAATGATGATGAGCCAAGGATAAATCGTACAATAGAGCTTTTAATAGAGACAAAAGGAATCCTGAGGATGAAAGAACTTGCTTTTGAGCTGAACCTTTCCCAAAGAAGGATGCAGCAGCTTTTAAAAGAAAATATTGGAATCCCCGGTAAGTCCTACGCCAGGATCATCAAATTACAGTACCACACCTTCAGACTATTGCAAAAGGAAACGATAGCGGATATGGTTCCCGAGGGCTATTTTGACCAATCGCATTTTATTCATGATTTAAAAGGCCAAACAGGAATGTTGCCCAACGCTTTCAATGCCTATATAAATGACCCTTCAAAAAAAAAGGCATACTATTTTTCAAATCTTTATTTCGGATACAAAGAATAG
- a CDS encoding SRPBCC family protein, translating to METYDIYHDLAIKASASQVFERITEPRHLENWWPRRCSGKPELGAIYNFYFTPEYDWVGKVIKCKPDFAFHIRMTDADTDWENTSFGFDIEPNVEDMNLKFFHESWPERNHHFRRSSFCWAMLLNGLKNYCEKGAIVSFEDRE from the coding sequence ATGGAAACGTACGATATTTATCATGATCTTGCAATTAAGGCTTCAGCAAGCCAAGTTTTTGAACGAATTACCGAACCGCGACACCTAGAGAATTGGTGGCCAAGGCGATGTTCGGGAAAACCTGAGCTCGGAGCCATCTACAATTTCTATTTTACACCGGAATACGATTGGGTTGGCAAAGTCATTAAATGTAAACCCGATTTCGCCTTCCACATAAGAATGACCGACGCGGATACAGATTGGGAAAACACCTCTTTCGGGTTTGATATTGAACCAAATGTAGAGGATATGAACTTAAAATTCTTCCACGAGTCCTGGCCTGAACGTAACCACCACTTTAGAAGGTCTTCCTTTTGTTGGGCCATGTTGTTGAACGGATTGAAGAACTATTGTGAAAAAGGGGCTATTGTTTCCTTTGAGGACCGTGAATGA